The following coding sequences lie in one Spirosoma sp. KUDC1026 genomic window:
- a CDS encoding DUF4136 domain-containing protein — protein sequence MKLNRIISSLFIVGTLASCAPAITVKYDYDPKVNVRQFSTYRIEADRQRNADPIVGSNLNQRRIADALDASLKARGYKPVTQGEADLVVRFFMDSKDRQQVQSNGMYSPYSWWYGGMGNNVYSRQYEENRVVINVIDARSNDIVWQGWATGQLNNKNKERDRDQAFRETVTSIMKNFPESAGQDYGAAR from the coding sequence ATGAAACTCAACCGCATAATTAGCAGTCTGTTTATCGTCGGTACGCTGGCGTCCTGCGCCCCCGCTATTACGGTTAAATACGACTATGATCCTAAAGTGAACGTGCGTCAGTTCTCGACCTATCGGATCGAAGCTGACCGCCAACGTAACGCTGACCCCATCGTGGGCAGTAACCTGAATCAGCGTCGAATTGCTGATGCGCTGGATGCATCGCTGAAAGCTCGTGGCTACAAACCTGTAACGCAAGGTGAAGCTGACCTGGTAGTCCGGTTTTTCATGGATTCAAAAGACCGTCAGCAGGTGCAGTCAAACGGCATGTACTCGCCTTATTCCTGGTGGTATGGCGGTATGGGCAACAACGTGTATTCCCGTCAGTATGAGGAGAACCGGGTTGTTATCAACGTGATTGATGCGCGTTCGAACGACATCGTCTGGCAGGGCTGGGCAACGGGTCAGTTGAACAATAAGAACAAAGAGCGTGATCGCGATCAGGCGTTCCGCGAAACGGTGACCAGCATCATGAAAAACTTCCCCGAAAGCGCTGGACAGGATTACGGCGCGGCTCGGTAG
- the atpG gene encoding ATP synthase F1 subunit gamma: MASLKEVRARISSINSTQQITKAMKMVAAAKLRRAQDNITQLRPYAQKLGQMLSTVSAGAETAQESPYKHVRSIDRVLLIVVTSDRGLCGAFNTNAIKAALSLIEEKYASQARSGNVEIMAIGKKGAEAFQRRGFKVNTTYVDTFGSLSFANVRLAAEEAMAGFVSGSYDVVELVYNEFKNAAVQIVQTEQMLPIVSASSTPVNQAAASSAMNYIFEPSEEEIITELIPKTLKIQLYKAVLDSNAAEHGARMTAMDKATDNAGELLKALRLVYNRTRQAAITTEILEIVGGAEALASAA, translated from the coding sequence ATGGCAAGCCTTAAAGAAGTACGCGCCCGCATTTCGTCGATCAACTCGACGCAGCAGATCACCAAAGCCATGAAAATGGTGGCGGCTGCCAAGCTGCGCCGGGCGCAGGATAATATCACGCAATTGCGGCCATACGCGCAGAAACTGGGCCAGATGCTGAGTACGGTTTCGGCAGGGGCAGAAACGGCTCAGGAGAGTCCGTATAAACACGTCCGGAGCATCGACCGGGTGTTGCTTATTGTCGTTACCTCCGATCGTGGTCTGTGCGGTGCGTTCAACACAAACGCGATCAAAGCCGCCCTGTCGCTGATCGAAGAAAAATACGCGTCGCAGGCGCGGTCGGGTAATGTTGAGATCATGGCCATCGGCAAGAAAGGCGCGGAAGCTTTCCAGCGCCGTGGCTTTAAGGTCAACACGACTTATGTCGATACGTTTGGCTCGCTGAGTTTTGCGAACGTACGGCTGGCCGCTGAAGAGGCCATGGCTGGCTTTGTAAGCGGTAGCTACGACGTAGTCGAACTCGTATACAACGAATTCAAAAACGCGGCTGTTCAGATCGTTCAGACCGAGCAGATGCTACCTATCGTATCGGCCAGTTCGACGCCAGTGAACCAAGCTGCCGCCAGCTCAGCGATGAATTACATCTTCGAACCATCGGAGGAAGAAATTATCACCGAGCTGATCCCAAAAACGCTGAAAATTCAGCTGTACAAAGCGGTGCTTGATTCCAACGCGGCTGAACACGGCGCCCGGATGACGGCTATGGATAAGGCTACCGATAATGCCGGCGAATTGCTGAAAGCACTGCGTCTGGTATACAACCGGACTCGCCAGGCGGCCATCACGACCGAGATTCTCGAAATTGTGGGTGGTGCCGAAGCCCTGGCCAGCGCAGCCTAA
- a CDS encoding MATE family efflux transporter — MFQFLRAYRSELIDTLRLSVPIVIAQLGVILMGVTDNLFVGRLLGAVPLGAAGLATSLSFLMSSVGVGGLSVVASLVAQANSRQDLSGVNRYFRAGLWASLLFSILFGSLSVLLAYKFDLFGQSAEITGQAREFMIILSLSLLPLLVFVAARQLADGLRFPRVAMAITLSALVLNALFNYVLITGTGPFPTLGLMGSAYATLLSRIYMAVAMLVYIYRSARFRPFLKAVSTAVVSIREDIGTILKLGVPGGLTFFFEVATFSLAVVIVGWLGENQLAAHQIAINAASVTYMMATGISSAAAIRVGAAVGRGSQPDARRAGVAAWLLSVSLMSLAAVLFLTANEWLVSLYIRDNPAVASIAATLVLMAGVFQLSDGIQVVGVGALRGLSDVNVPTLITLFSYWGVALPLSYVLSIPFGLDAIGVWIGLLMGLTIAAILLTWRFFRQVRHVPVAIGRSTSSVSHDATLPA; from the coding sequence ATGTTTCAGTTTTTACGCGCCTATCGATCCGAACTCATCGATACCCTGCGCCTGAGCGTGCCCATTGTGATTGCCCAACTGGGGGTGATTCTGATGGGAGTGACCGATAATCTGTTCGTAGGGCGTTTGTTAGGGGCCGTTCCGCTGGGGGCGGCCGGTCTGGCAACTTCGCTGTCGTTTCTGATGTCGAGCGTTGGCGTGGGCGGTTTGTCGGTTGTAGCGTCGCTGGTCGCGCAGGCAAACAGCCGTCAGGATCTGTCCGGCGTCAACCGTTATTTTCGGGCGGGGCTATGGGCATCCTTATTGTTTAGCATCCTGTTTGGCAGTCTGTCTGTCTTACTGGCCTATAAGTTTGATCTGTTTGGTCAGTCGGCCGAAATTACCGGGCAGGCGCGGGAGTTTATGATTATCCTGAGCCTGTCGCTACTGCCACTACTGGTATTTGTTGCTGCTCGTCAGCTGGCCGATGGCCTTCGGTTCCCGCGCGTAGCCATGGCCATTACGCTATCGGCCCTGGTGCTGAACGCGCTTTTCAACTACGTATTGATTACGGGCACCGGTCCGTTTCCGACGCTGGGCCTGATGGGATCAGCTTACGCTACGTTGTTATCCCGTATCTATATGGCCGTTGCCATGCTGGTGTACATTTACCGGTCGGCGCGGTTCCGGCCATTCCTGAAGGCTGTATCAACGGCTGTGGTATCAATCCGGGAGGACATTGGAACGATCCTGAAGCTGGGGGTGCCGGGCGGTCTGACGTTCTTCTTCGAAGTGGCTACGTTCTCGTTGGCGGTCGTTATTGTCGGCTGGCTGGGCGAGAATCAACTGGCCGCTCACCAGATTGCGATTAATGCGGCTTCGGTGACGTACATGATGGCGACCGGTATCTCGTCAGCAGCCGCCATTCGCGTAGGAGCCGCTGTAGGGCGGGGTAGCCAGCCTGACGCCCGACGGGCTGGCGTAGCCGCCTGGCTGCTGTCGGTCAGCCTCATGAGCCTGGCCGCCGTACTTTTCCTGACAGCGAACGAGTGGCTGGTGTCGCTGTACATTCGCGACAATCCGGCCGTGGCCTCGATTGCCGCTACGCTGGTTCTGATGGCTGGTGTTTTTCAACTCTCTGACGGAATTCAGGTGGTAGGCGTTGGCGCACTTCGGGGCCTGTCGGATGTCAACGTACCGACCCTGATCACCCTGTTCTCGTACTGGGGAGTTGCCTTACCGCTTAGCTATGTCCTGAGTATTCCGTTCGGACTTGATGCGATTGGCGTATGGATTGGCTTACTGATGGGACTGACCATAGCGGCTATTCTGCTGACCTGGCGCTTTTTTCGGCAGGTACGGCACGTTCCTGTTGCGATCGGCAGATCAACTTCGTCGGTCAGCCACGACGCTACGTTACCGGCGTAA
- the murA gene encoding UDP-N-acetylglucosamine 1-carboxyvinyltransferase → MASFQITGGRKLKGELIPQGAKNEALQILCAVLLTKEPVTIYNIPSIRDVNQLIELLGDLGVWVTRIGEGAYRFQASDVNLDYLETDTYKRKAAALRGSVMLLGPMLARFKKGRIPRPGGDKIGRRRLDTHFLGFEKLGAQFNYDANDGGYYQVDASNLRGTYMLLDEASVTGTANILMAAVMAEGTTTIYNAACEPYLQQLSKMLNSMGAKISGVGSNLLTIEGVSELGGTEHTMLPDMIEIGSFIGMAAMTQSEITIKNCQIPQLGIIPEQFMRLGIKMEFRGDDIFIPAQEHYQIDTFLDGGMMTVADAPWPGFTPDLLSIVLVTAVQAQGTLLIHQKMFESRLFFVDKLIDMGAQIILCDPHRATVVGLNRQMPLKGIRMSSPDIRAGVSLLIAAMSAQGTSIIDNIEQIDRGYQNIDTRLNAIGAEIIRL, encoded by the coding sequence ATGGCATCTTTTCAAATTACCGGTGGCCGGAAACTCAAAGGCGAACTGATTCCGCAAGGCGCAAAGAATGAAGCGCTGCAGATTCTCTGCGCTGTTTTACTGACGAAAGAACCCGTTACCATTTATAATATTCCCAGTATCCGGGACGTCAACCAGTTAATCGAACTGCTGGGTGACCTCGGCGTATGGGTTACCCGGATTGGCGAAGGTGCCTATCGCTTTCAGGCGTCGGATGTCAATCTGGATTATCTCGAAACCGATACGTACAAACGCAAAGCAGCCGCCCTGCGAGGGTCGGTTATGCTGCTGGGTCCCATGCTGGCCCGCTTTAAAAAGGGCCGGATTCCCCGGCCTGGTGGTGACAAAATTGGTCGGCGCCGGCTGGATACGCACTTCCTGGGCTTCGAGAAGCTGGGTGCTCAGTTCAACTACGATGCTAACGACGGCGGTTACTACCAGGTCGACGCCAGCAACCTCCGCGGTACTTACATGCTGCTGGACGAAGCGTCGGTAACCGGTACGGCAAACATTCTGATGGCGGCCGTTATGGCCGAGGGAACAACGACCATCTACAACGCAGCCTGCGAACCGTACCTCCAGCAGTTGAGCAAAATGCTCAATTCGATGGGCGCTAAAATTTCGGGGGTCGGATCAAACCTGCTCACGATCGAAGGGGTTTCGGAACTGGGGGGCACAGAGCATACCATGTTACCTGATATGATCGAGATTGGCTCGTTCATCGGTATGGCCGCCATGACCCAATCAGAAATTACGATCAAGAATTGCCAGATTCCCCAGTTGGGTATTATTCCCGAACAGTTTATGCGGCTGGGAATCAAGATGGAATTTCGGGGCGACGATATTTTCATTCCAGCGCAGGAGCATTACCAGATCGATACGTTCCTGGATGGCGGTATGATGACCGTTGCCGATGCCCCCTGGCCGGGTTTCACCCCCGACCTGCTGAGTATTGTGCTGGTTACGGCCGTTCAGGCGCAGGGAACGCTGCTGATTCACCAGAAGATGTTCGAGAGTCGTTTGTTCTTTGTCGACAAGCTCATCGACATGGGTGCTCAGATTATCCTCTGCGATCCGCACCGCGCTACGGTGGTTGGTCTGAACCGGCAAATGCCGCTGAAAGGGATTCGCATGTCGTCGCCGGACATCCGGGCGGGCGTGTCCCTGCTGATCGCAGCCATGTCGGCGCAGGGCACCAGCATTATCGACAACATCGAGCAAATTGACCGGGGTTATCAGAACATTGATACACGGCTGAACGCCATCGGTGCGGAGATCATCCGCCTGTAA
- the atpA gene encoding F0F1 ATP synthase subunit alpha, with product MESVRPDEISAILRQQLAGTQTEAELEEVGTVLQIGDGVARIYGLSKVQAGELLSFDNGLQAMALNLEEDNVGAVLLGDYSDVKEGDTVKRTDQIAYVNVGEGILGRVVNTLGQPIDGMGPIQGELFQMPMERKAPGVIFRQPVTEPMQTGIKAIDAMIPIGRGQRELIIGDRQTGKTAVAIDTIINQKEFFDKGEPVYCIYVACGQKASTVKQVEATLRKAGAMDYTVIVAANASDPSPMQFFAPFTGAAIGEYFRDTGRPALVVYDDLSKQAVAYREVSLLLRRPPGREAYPGDVFYLHSRLLERAAKINSNDEIAKNMNDLPPSLKDKVKGGGSLTALPIIETQAGDVSAYIPTNVISITDGQIFLESNLFNAGIRPAINVGISVSRVGGNAQIKSMKKVAGTLKLDQAQFRELEAFAKFGSDLDASTKLTIERGRRNQEMLKQPQYSPVPVEQQVAIIYASTNGLLDKVPVNKVKAFESEFGMVLSAQYPSVLSDLRAGKLTDESTATLKKVAADLSANY from the coding sequence ATGGAATCCGTAAGACCCGACGAGATATCTGCCATTCTGCGCCAGCAACTGGCTGGCACCCAGACCGAGGCTGAACTCGAAGAAGTCGGTACGGTACTGCAAATCGGCGATGGCGTAGCGCGTATCTACGGCTTGTCTAAAGTGCAGGCCGGTGAATTGCTGTCGTTTGACAACGGGCTTCAGGCTATGGCCCTGAACCTGGAAGAGGACAACGTAGGAGCTGTATTGCTCGGCGATTACTCTGATGTCAAAGAAGGCGATACCGTAAAACGTACTGACCAGATTGCCTACGTGAATGTGGGTGAAGGTATCCTGGGCCGCGTAGTGAATACGCTGGGGCAGCCAATCGATGGCATGGGCCCAATCCAGGGCGAGCTGTTCCAGATGCCGATGGAGCGTAAAGCACCGGGTGTAATCTTCCGTCAGCCCGTAACGGAGCCTATGCAGACAGGTATCAAGGCTATCGACGCCATGATTCCCATCGGCCGTGGCCAGCGGGAGCTGATCATCGGTGACCGTCAGACGGGTAAAACCGCTGTGGCTATCGATACGATCATCAACCAGAAAGAATTCTTCGACAAAGGCGAGCCCGTTTACTGTATCTACGTGGCCTGCGGGCAGAAAGCGTCGACCGTTAAGCAGGTTGAAGCTACGCTGCGCAAAGCCGGTGCTATGGACTACACAGTTATCGTAGCCGCTAACGCATCCGATCCATCGCCAATGCAGTTCTTCGCGCCATTTACGGGGGCTGCCATCGGTGAATACTTCCGTGACACGGGGCGCCCGGCGCTGGTCGTGTACGACGATCTGTCGAAACAGGCGGTAGCTTACCGTGAAGTGTCGCTGCTGCTGCGTCGCCCACCAGGACGGGAAGCGTATCCAGGAGACGTATTCTACCTGCACAGCCGTCTGCTGGAGCGGGCGGCCAAGATCAACTCAAACGACGAGATCGCCAAGAACATGAACGACCTGCCCCCAAGCCTGAAAGACAAGGTGAAAGGTGGTGGTTCACTGACCGCTCTCCCAATCATCGAAACGCAGGCGGGTGACGTATCGGCCTACATTCCAACGAACGTAATCTCGATCACCGACGGTCAGATCTTCCTGGAGTCGAACCTGTTCAACGCGGGTATCCGTCCGGCCATCAACGTAGGTATCTCGGTATCGCGCGTAGGTGGTAACGCCCAGATCAAGTCAATGAAAAAGGTAGCTGGTACGCTGAAACTCGATCAGGCGCAGTTCCGGGAGCTGGAAGCCTTCGCGAAGTTCGGTTCTGACCTGGATGCATCAACTAAACTGACGATCGAACGCGGTCGCCGGAACCAGGAGATGTTGAAACAGCCTCAGTACTCGCCGGTACCCGTTGAGCAGCAGGTAGCTATTATCTACGCATCGACCAACGGTCTGCTGGATAAAGTGCCGGTCAACAAAGTGAAAGCATTTGAAAGTGAGTTTGGCATGGTGCTGAGCGCCCAGTATCCTTCTGTACTGAGCGATCTGCGTGCCGGTAAACTAACCGACGAATCCACCGCTACACTGAAAAAAGTAGCGGCTGATCTGTCGGCAAACTACTAA
- a CDS encoding carboxy terminal-processing peptidase: MKKYLVTLVPVLMLSFQPDLPSDGAPVRTVSSSLSVTDELKPSVSQEKVETVVAKLLTTYHYRKVRLNDSLSSVVWDNYLKEVDNSKTYLLASDVASFEKYRYQIDDALVNGDLTAAYDLYNVFRKRFEERSAFIKEQLKKPFTFTADETFNTDREKATWPKNIEEQNELWRKILKNQALELKLGNRTDSAVTATMTQRYANLDKAINRIKSPEVFQLYMNSFAEALDPHTNYLSPSNADRFNQEMSQSLEGIGAMLQEDGDYIKITNVLPGGPAFKSNLLKTNDKIAGVAQGDNGPMVNTMNWQVDEVVKLIKGPKGTVVRLHIVSPDAIAGAPPKEIRLVREKIKLEESRAKKEVIEVTDNGKPVKIGVINIPMFYRDFEGARKHEDGFSSTTSDVRKFIEELKTEKVAGIVIDLRDNGGGSLTEAIDLTGLFIPKGPVVQVKESSGQTEVYSDKDGGSVVYSGPMAVLVNRFSASASEIFAAAIQDYKRGVIVGGQTFGKGTVQTLIDLNSFLPKEPEKLGQVKMTIQKFYRINGSSTQHRGVTPDIQLPSAFSAEEYGESSQKSALPWDQITSTRYELSSSLNDKILGKLRDRFDQRLKSDPELKQLAQDLADFKKAKENTVVSLQESKRRKEREEAERKRAAANKVSQMSSAQTDDSDPATADATKKDASKKKKDPYLNEAGLILADYILAVNK, translated from the coding sequence ATGAAGAAATATCTGGTGACCCTAGTACCCGTGCTGATGCTGAGTTTTCAGCCGGACCTGCCGTCGGACGGTGCTCCCGTACGGACGGTATCTTCCTCCCTTTCGGTGACGGATGAACTGAAGCCTTCTGTGTCGCAGGAGAAAGTAGAAACGGTGGTAGCCAAACTCCTGACCACCTACCACTACCGGAAAGTACGCCTGAACGATTCGCTGTCGTCGGTCGTATGGGATAACTACCTGAAGGAAGTTGACAACAGCAAAACGTACCTGCTGGCTTCCGACGTAGCATCGTTCGAGAAATACCGGTATCAGATCGACGATGCGCTGGTGAACGGCGACCTCACAGCTGCCTATGATCTGTACAACGTATTCCGCAAACGGTTTGAGGAACGTAGTGCATTCATTAAGGAGCAGCTGAAAAAGCCATTCACGTTTACGGCCGACGAAACGTTTAACACGGATCGGGAGAAAGCAACCTGGCCTAAAAACATTGAGGAACAGAACGAACTGTGGCGCAAGATCCTGAAAAATCAGGCGTTGGAGTTAAAACTTGGCAACCGTACCGACAGCGCCGTAACGGCCACTATGACACAGCGGTACGCCAATCTGGACAAAGCTATCAACCGGATCAAGAGTCCGGAGGTGTTTCAGCTCTATATGAACTCGTTCGCCGAAGCACTTGACCCGCACACCAATTACCTCTCGCCCTCCAATGCTGATCGGTTCAATCAGGAAATGAGCCAGTCGCTGGAAGGTATCGGGGCGATGCTGCAGGAAGACGGTGATTATATTAAGATCACGAACGTACTGCCCGGTGGTCCGGCGTTTAAGAGCAATCTGCTGAAAACGAATGACAAGATTGCTGGTGTAGCACAGGGCGACAACGGTCCCATGGTGAATACCATGAACTGGCAGGTCGACGAAGTGGTGAAGCTGATTAAAGGGCCCAAAGGCACTGTAGTACGTCTGCACATTGTTTCGCCCGATGCAATTGCCGGCGCCCCACCGAAAGAAATCCGATTGGTGCGGGAGAAAATCAAGTTGGAAGAATCACGGGCCAAAAAGGAAGTTATTGAAGTAACCGACAATGGCAAACCGGTAAAAATCGGCGTGATTAACATTCCTATGTTCTACCGCGATTTCGAAGGTGCCCGTAAGCACGAAGACGGATTCAGCAGCACGACCAGCGACGTTCGGAAGTTTATCGAAGAACTGAAAACCGAAAAAGTGGCGGGTATTGTGATCGACCTGCGCGACAATGGCGGTGGTTCGCTGACCGAAGCCATTGACCTGACGGGTCTGTTCATTCCGAAAGGCCCCGTTGTTCAGGTGAAAGAATCGTCGGGCCAAACGGAGGTGTACTCGGACAAAGACGGCGGCAGTGTGGTGTATTCGGGCCCAATGGCCGTTCTGGTTAACCGGTTCAGCGCTTCGGCATCGGAGATTTTTGCAGCCGCTATTCAGGATTATAAACGGGGGGTTATCGTTGGCGGACAGACGTTCGGCAAAGGTACCGTGCAAACCCTGATCGATCTGAACAGCTTCCTGCCAAAAGAGCCGGAAAAACTGGGTCAGGTAAAAATGACGATCCAGAAATTCTACCGGATCAACGGCAGCAGCACCCAGCACCGGGGCGTAACGCCGGATATTCAGCTGCCTTCAGCTTTCTCGGCGGAAGAATACGGTGAAAGTTCGCAGAAAAGTGCGCTTCCCTGGGATCAGATCACCTCGACCCGCTACGAGCTTTCGTCCAGTCTGAACGATAAGATCCTAGGCAAACTCCGCGACCGTTTCGATCAGCGGCTGAAATCGGATCCCGAACTGAAACAGCTGGCACAGGACCTGGCCGACTTCAAGAAGGCCAAGGAAAACACGGTTGTATCGCTCCAGGAATCGAAACGCCGGAAAGAACGCGAAGAAGCCGAACGGAAACGGGCAGCGGCCAATAAAGTATCGCAGATGTCGTCGGCTCAGACGGACGACAGTGATCCAGCTACGGCCGACGCTACGAAGAAAGACGCCAGTAAGAAAAAGAAAGATCCGTACCTGAACGAGGCTGGTCTGATTCTGGCTGATTACATCCTCGCTGTTAACAAATAA
- a CDS encoding peptidoglycan DD-metalloendopeptidase family protein, whose protein sequence is MPDKLFCRLLLISGLIAFLNACTGIGPATTLFRSTSPHEQYGQSLKDAKLAKTALGTDWLAASERALRDSLRITVPYRESGYFTAEKAFAVGYRLSAQRGDKLMINVETLGNREAQVFIDVFSLDERGRTSLLASSKADTNVLAWEPRRTQTYLIRVQPELLRSGQFTISVTREPALSFPVKGRDSRQISSVFGVARDGGRRRHEGVDIFAPRGTPAVASVNGIISSVGTNRLGGNVVFLSDNERNIRLYYAHLDRWNVTNGQRVAIGDTVGFVGNTGNARTTGPHLHFGIYEFGGGATDPLPFIRLGRGPARQGLLAENRLGTSARVSANRSVVRIAPGSNAAVIRELPRAAALQIIGGTNAWPRVELPDGLTGYVATATLESATRPLRQQTLTTTRNLLDEANPTAATKATLPVGATVDVLGGFGLFELIRKADGTTGWLAKQTAP, encoded by the coding sequence ATGCCTGACAAACTTTTCTGTCGATTACTCCTAATTAGTGGCCTGATTGCTTTTTTAAACGCCTGTACGGGTATTGGACCCGCCACCACCTTATTCCGTTCCACATCGCCCCACGAGCAATACGGCCAGTCGCTGAAAGATGCGAAACTTGCTAAAACAGCGCTCGGTACCGACTGGCTTGCGGCCAGCGAACGTGCTCTCCGCGACTCGCTCAGAATTACCGTACCGTATCGGGAGAGCGGTTATTTCACCGCCGAGAAAGCCTTTGCGGTTGGCTACCGGCTCAGCGCCCAGCGTGGCGACAAACTTATGATTAACGTCGAAACGTTGGGCAACCGCGAAGCACAGGTCTTTATCGACGTGTTCAGCCTTGATGAACGGGGCCGAACCTCGCTGTTGGCATCCTCCAAAGCCGATACCAACGTTCTGGCCTGGGAACCCCGCCGTACACAAACGTATCTAATCCGGGTGCAGCCCGAGTTACTGCGCAGTGGTCAGTTCACCATATCCGTTACGCGCGAGCCTGCCCTTAGCTTCCCGGTAAAAGGACGGGACAGCCGTCAGATAAGCAGTGTTTTCGGCGTTGCGCGCGACGGCGGTCGGCGTCGGCACGAAGGAGTAGACATTTTTGCCCCCCGCGGTACACCCGCTGTGGCGTCCGTCAACGGAATAATCTCCAGCGTAGGAACAAATCGGTTGGGAGGTAACGTAGTTTTCCTGTCCGACAATGAGCGGAATATCCGATTGTACTATGCCCACCTTGACCGCTGGAACGTCACAAACGGGCAGCGCGTAGCCATTGGAGACACAGTTGGCTTTGTCGGTAATACCGGGAATGCCCGCACAACAGGGCCTCACCTGCATTTTGGGATTTACGAATTTGGCGGAGGGGCAACCGATCCGTTACCGTTTATCCGGCTGGGACGTGGACCGGCCCGGCAGGGCTTGTTGGCCGAAAACCGATTGGGTACATCGGCGCGAGTTTCAGCCAATCGGTCGGTCGTACGCATCGCTCCCGGCAGCAATGCGGCTGTTATTCGGGAGTTGCCACGGGCAGCGGCCCTTCAAATCATTGGCGGGACGAATGCCTGGCCGCGCGTTGAATTACCCGACGGATTGACCGGTTATGTGGCTACGGCCACGCTGGAATCAGCCACCCGCCCTCTGCGGCAGCAGACCCTGACGACAACCCGGAATTTACTGGACGAAGCGAACCCGACAGCAGCTACAAAGGCAACCCTTCCCGTGGGGGCAACCGTCGATGTACTGGGCGGATTCGGCCTGTTTGAGCTGATTCGAAAAGCGGATGGTACAACCGGCTGGCTAGCCAAGCAGACAGCGCCGTAG
- a CDS encoding DUF4290 domain-containing protein: MKEYGSSIQKLVDNMVNIADREKRTRYAHILIELMRQIHPNMKDGQDYYNKLWDDLYIMSNFTLDVDSPYPPPSEEALGKKPQRVPYNTHHLKFKHFGRNVDLLIAKAVALDEGDERRAFVSYLVRLMRTFYQTWNKESVEDETIYQGMVELSNGKLSDDIRLIREQGLVESTPRERTGDQTQPQRVGGGGQYRNDNARNNQGRNNNQNRNRTDNSGNDNNRNFGGRNNNQNRNNRNNGSNNRNRNDNPGSSRNNDRRRR, encoded by the coding sequence TTGAAAGAATACGGCAGCAGTATACAGAAGCTGGTTGACAACATGGTCAACATCGCTGATCGGGAAAAGCGTACCCGCTACGCCCATATCCTGATCGAGCTCATGCGGCAGATTCACCCGAACATGAAGGATGGGCAGGACTACTACAACAAGTTGTGGGATGACCTGTACATCATGTCCAATTTTACGCTGGACGTCGATAGCCCCTATCCCCCACCGTCGGAAGAGGCTCTGGGCAAAAAACCCCAGCGCGTACCCTATAACACGCATCATCTCAAGTTTAAACACTTTGGCCGGAACGTCGATCTCCTGATTGCCAAGGCTGTGGCGCTGGATGAAGGCGACGAACGCCGGGCTTTTGTTTCGTACCTGGTGCGACTGATGCGGACGTTCTACCAGACCTGGAACAAAGAGTCGGTTGAGGACGAAACGATCTACCAGGGCATGGTTGAACTCTCGAATGGGAAGCTCAGCGACGATATCCGGTTGATTCGTGAGCAGGGGCTGGTTGAATCGACGCCCCGCGAACGGACCGGCGATCAGACCCAGCCGCAGCGCGTGGGCGGTGGCGGTCAATACCGAAATGATAACGCCCGGAACAACCAGGGACGTAACAACAACCAGAACCGGAACCGGACCGATAATTCGGGCAACGACAATAACCGGAACTTCGGAGGACGTAACAACAACCAGAACCGGAACAATCGAAATAACGGCTCCAACAACCGGAACCGGAACGATAATCCCGGCTCCAGCCGGAATAACGACCGTCGGCGTCGGTAA
- a CDS encoding FKBP-type peptidyl-prolyl cis-trans isomerase — protein sequence MKFNQWTLAGVTSAVLIAGTVSGQVKKPAVTKPTSAARSTAAKPAAPAIASRSATGTTIKSSQDSISYSIGLFMAQNLKQQGMTDLNNALLTKGLEDALSGQKTQISMDQAGQLLQAYSQKQYAARNEELMKASVENKKVGTAFLNENKAKAGVVTTASGLQYSVEKEGTGAKPTASDRVKVHYTGKLLDGKVFDSSVERGQPAEFGVGEVIKGWTEALQLMPVGSKWKLYIPSDLAYGDRGAGQDIKPGSTLVFDVELLDIVKQ from the coding sequence ATGAAGTTCAACCAATGGACGCTGGCTGGAGTCACCTCAGCCGTTTTGATAGCCGGTACTGTTTCGGGCCAGGTAAAAAAGCCCGCTGTAACCAAACCAACCTCGGCAGCCCGTTCCACAGCGGCTAAGCCAGCCGCTCCAGCAATTGCCAGCCGCTCAGCAACCGGCACAACTATTAAATCATCGCAGGATTCAATCAGTTACAGCATCGGTCTGTTCATGGCGCAGAACCTAAAGCAACAGGGCATGACTGATCTGAACAACGCTCTGTTGACAAAAGGCCTGGAAGATGCTTTGTCTGGTCAGAAAACGCAGATATCCATGGACCAGGCAGGTCAGCTTTTACAGGCTTACTCGCAGAAGCAATACGCGGCACGTAATGAAGAACTGATGAAAGCCTCCGTCGAAAACAAAAAAGTTGGAACGGCTTTCCTGAACGAAAATAAAGCGAAAGCGGGTGTGGTAACCACCGCCAGTGGTCTGCAGTATTCGGTTGAGAAAGAAGGAACCGGCGCTAAACCAACCGCTTCGGATCGGGTTAAGGTACATTACACGGGCAAACTGCTCGACGGAAAAGTATTCGATAGTTCAGTCGAACGGGGACAACCTGCCGAATTCGGCGTTGGTGAAGTGATCAAAGGCTGGACAGAAGCACTGCAGCTCATGCCTGTCGGCTCCAAATGGAAATTGTATATTCCGTCGGATCTGGCTTACGGCGATCGGGGGGCAGGTCAGGACATCAAACCCGGCTCAACGCTGGTGTTTGACGTAGAATTGCTTGATATTGTTAAACAATAA